One genomic region from SAR92 clade bacterium H455 encodes:
- a CDS encoding methylcrotonoyl-CoA carboxylase, giving the protein MPIITSKISNKSAEFTANAAAMQTQVDHLNHTLAGIRQGGGEKACARHVARGKLLPRERVQGLLDPGSAFLEFSALAAHEVYGESVPAAGIITGIGRVSGQECVIVANDATVKGGSYYPLTVKKHLRAQAIAAENNLPCIYLVDSGGANLPRQDEVFPDREHFGRIFFNQANMSAQNIPQIAAVMGSCTAGGAYVPAMADESIIVRDQGTIFLAGPPLVKAATGEVVTAEELGGADVHCRTSGVADHLANNDHHALELARNAVARLNRVKPVNGDLKAAIEPLYSSDEIGGVVPSDSRKSYDVREIIARVVDGSDFDEFKALYGTTLVCGFARIFGYPVGIVANNGILFGESAQKGAHFIELCAQRKIPLVFLQNITGFMVGKQYENNGIAKHGAKMVTAVATANVPKFTVLIGGSFGAGNYGMCGRAYDPRFMFMWPNARISVMGGEQAAGVLAQVTRDKYERDGIEWSAENEAEFKQPIIENYEHQGHPYYASARLWDDGVIDPADTRMVLGLSISASHNRVIEETKFGLFRM; this is encoded by the coding sequence ATGCCGATTATCACAAGTAAAATAAGCAACAAAAGTGCAGAGTTTACGGCCAATGCCGCAGCCATGCAGACCCAGGTCGACCACCTCAACCACACCTTGGCCGGGATCCGCCAAGGTGGCGGCGAGAAAGCCTGCGCACGTCACGTCGCCCGAGGTAAGTTACTCCCCCGCGAGCGCGTCCAAGGACTACTCGATCCAGGCTCAGCCTTTCTCGAATTCTCTGCTCTCGCCGCCCATGAGGTTTATGGCGAATCCGTCCCAGCCGCCGGCATCATCACCGGAATAGGTCGAGTCAGCGGTCAGGAATGCGTAATAGTCGCCAACGATGCCACCGTAAAAGGCGGCAGCTACTACCCCCTAACCGTCAAAAAACATCTCCGCGCCCAAGCCATAGCAGCGGAAAACAACCTGCCCTGCATCTACCTAGTGGACTCCGGTGGCGCCAACCTGCCGCGTCAGGATGAGGTCTTTCCCGACCGCGAGCACTTCGGCCGCATCTTCTTCAACCAAGCCAATATGTCAGCCCAGAATATTCCCCAGATAGCTGCGGTAATGGGCTCCTGTACCGCCGGTGGCGCCTATGTACCAGCCATGGCCGACGAATCCATTATTGTTCGTGATCAGGGCACTATTTTTCTCGCCGGTCCGCCCCTCGTAAAAGCCGCCACCGGCGAAGTGGTCACCGCAGAAGAACTGGGTGGCGCCGATGTTCACTGCCGCACCTCAGGCGTAGCTGATCATCTGGCTAACAATGATCACCATGCCCTCGAACTGGCGCGCAATGCCGTGGCACGGCTAAACCGTGTTAAGCCAGTAAATGGCGACCTCAAAGCCGCCATTGAACCGCTCTATAGCAGCGACGAAATCGGCGGCGTAGTACCCAGTGACTCGCGCAAGTCCTACGACGTTCGCGAGATTATTGCCCGGGTCGTGGACGGGTCCGACTTTGATGAATTTAAAGCACTCTACGGAACCACCCTAGTCTGTGGTTTTGCCAGAATATTCGGCTATCCCGTGGGCATAGTGGCCAACAACGGCATTCTATTTGGTGAGTCAGCACAGAAGGGCGCGCACTTTATTGAGCTCTGCGCCCAGCGCAAAATTCCCTTGGTATTTCTGCAAAATATCACCGGCTTTATGGTCGGCAAGCAATATGAAAATAATGGCATAGCCAAGCATGGCGCCAAGATGGTCACCGCCGTCGCCACAGCTAATGTCCCCAAATTCACCGTCCTGATTGGCGGCTCATTTGGCGCCGGCAACTACGGCATGTGTGGTCGCGCCTATGACCCACGATTTATGTTTATGTGGCCCAATGCACGCATCTCAGTAATGGGTGGCGAGCAAGCCGCTGGCGTCTTGGCCCAGGTCACCCGCGACAAGTATGAGCGCGACGGCATTGAATGGAGTGCCGAGAATGAAGCGGAGTTTAAACAACCGATTATCGAAAACTATGAGCACCAGGGGCATCCCTATTACGCCTCCGCAAGGCTCTGGGACGATGGTGTGATCGACCCAGCGGATACCAGAATGGTATTGGGGCTGTCGATTTCGGCGAGCCATAACCGGGTGATTGAAGAGACAAAGTTTGGCCTGTTTCGAATGTGA
- a CDS encoding isovaleryl-CoA dehydrogenase, with product MNTIYPSLNFNLGEDIDMLRDSVFQFCQTEIAPRAAEIDQSNEFPMDLWRKFGAMGLLGITVDEEYGGSGMGYLAHCVAMEEISRASASVGLSYGAHSNLCVNQLAKNGTAEQKQKYLPKLCSGEHIGALAMSEPNAGSDVVSMKLSATKQGDKYLLNGNKMWITNGPDAHTYIIYAKTDTSAGSKGITAFIVERDAPGFSRHQKLDKLGMRGSNTCELLFQDCEVPAENILGGEGRGVAVLMSGLDYERTVLSGGPVGIMQACLDVVLPYIHERTQFGQAIGEFQLMQGKVADMYTDLNASRAYLYAVARACDLAQDSRKDAAAVILFTAEKATQMALQTIQALGGNGYTNDYAAGRLLRDAKLYEIGAGTSEVRRMLIGRELFAQS from the coding sequence ATGAACACAATCTATCCCAGCCTAAACTTTAATCTCGGCGAAGACATCGACATGCTTCGCGACAGCGTCTTCCAATTCTGTCAGACCGAGATAGCACCCCGCGCCGCCGAGATCGACCAGAGCAACGAATTCCCAATGGACCTGTGGCGCAAATTTGGCGCTATGGGACTGCTTGGCATTACCGTAGACGAAGAGTACGGCGGTTCGGGCATGGGTTACCTGGCCCACTGCGTGGCCATGGAAGAGATCTCCAGAGCCTCGGCCTCAGTTGGCCTGTCCTACGGCGCCCACTCCAACCTCTGTGTTAACCAGCTAGCCAAAAATGGTACAGCCGAACAGAAACAAAAGTACCTGCCCAAGCTCTGCTCCGGCGAACATATAGGGGCCCTCGCCATGAGCGAGCCCAACGCAGGTTCCGATGTGGTGAGCATGAAACTCAGCGCCACCAAACAGGGTGACAAATACCTGCTCAACGGCAACAAGATGTGGATCACCAACGGTCCCGACGCTCACACCTACATCATCTATGCTAAAACCGACACCAGCGCCGGCTCCAAAGGTATCACCGCCTTTATTGTCGAGCGCGACGCCCCAGGTTTTTCCCGCCACCAAAAACTCGACAAGCTGGGTATGCGCGGATCCAACACCTGCGAGCTACTCTTTCAAGACTGCGAAGTGCCAGCGGAAAATATTCTCGGCGGTGAAGGTCGCGGTGTCGCCGTACTCATGTCCGGCCTCGACTATGAACGCACCGTATTATCCGGTGGCCCCGTGGGCATTATGCAAGCCTGTTTAGACGTGGTGCTGCCCTATATCCACGAGCGCACCCAGTTCGGTCAGGCGATTGGAGAGTTCCAGTTAATGCAAGGCAAGGTCGCCGATATGTACACCGACCTAAACGCCTCTCGGGCCTATCTCTACGCCGTCGCCCGAGCCTGCGATCTGGCTCAAGACTCGCGCAAAGACGCCGCCGCAGTGATTTTATTTACCGCCGAAAAAGCCACCCAAATGGCCCTGCAAACCATTCAGGCACTGGGAGGCAATGGCTACACTAATGACTATGCCGCCGGCCGCTTACTCCGCGACGCCAAGCTCTATGAAATTGGCGCCGGCACCTCTGAAGTGCGCCGCATGTTGATTGGCCGTGAACTGTTTGCCCAAAGCTGA
- a CDS encoding MerR family DNA-binding transcriptional regulator, whose translation MPKTPVQATLNSSSETSTEYSISQLAKEFDVTTRSIRHYEDLDLLSPARRGQTRIYTQADRTRLRLILRGKRLGLSLEDSREIIDMYEPGKTNVDQLKKLIDAIQLQRNKLNQQLDDISKLLKDLNQAEADCIDALKTNGSQ comes from the coding sequence ATGCCAAAAACACCAGTTCAGGCGACACTGAATAGCTCCTCAGAGACCAGCACCGAATACAGTATTTCGCAGCTCGCCAAAGAGTTTGATGTTACCACCCGCAGTATTCGTCACTACGAAGATCTAGACCTACTCTCCCCCGCGCGCCGCGGTCAAACCCGCATCTACACCCAAGCTGATCGCACCAGACTGCGGCTTATTTTACGCGGTAAGCGTCTCGGACTGTCCCTAGAGGATTCGCGAGAAATTATCGATATGTACGAGCCGGGGAAAACCAATGTCGACCAGCTTAAAAAACTGATCGATGCTATCCAACTCCAGCGCAACAAGCTCAATCAACAACTCGACGATATCAGCAAACTGCTCAAAGACCTCAATCAAGCCGAAGCCGACTGCATCGACGCGCTCAAAACTAATGGAAGCCAATAA
- a CDS encoding GntR family transcriptional regulator, translating into MSTSPSATLFTRNLRRHVSADLPAPLYHQLYSLIKTYIIDGSLHFGDKLPSELELADLFDVSRITAKRAVNELAAEQLVERARGKGTHVIYKYSPKPVKAPMVGVLQEIESIAESSTAAVLECAMAKPPQSIAADFGLKRGDTLFHLTRIRERGGGVFAYLDSWTAGINAPANSDIFIHQSRHHYYRDNGIHISHITQVVGAIAASPMIAKHLDIAVGAPLLSLIRRSFRQNGDQEELVDYIKVLYNPELFQYQMEHKLE; encoded by the coding sequence ATGAGCACGAGCCCAAGTGCAACACTCTTCACCCGCAACCTGCGCCGCCATGTTTCTGCCGATCTCCCAGCGCCGCTCTACCACCAGCTCTACAGCCTGATTAAAACCTATATTATCGACGGCTCTCTGCACTTTGGCGACAAACTCCCCAGCGAGCTGGAACTGGCGGACCTATTTGATGTATCCCGGATTACAGCCAAGCGCGCGGTGAATGAGTTGGCCGCTGAGCAGCTGGTCGAACGCGCCCGCGGCAAAGGCACCCACGTTATCTATAAGTACTCACCAAAGCCGGTGAAGGCGCCTATGGTGGGCGTGCTCCAAGAGATCGAGAGCATCGCCGAAAGCTCAACCGCAGCTGTGCTCGAATGCGCCATGGCCAAGCCGCCGCAGTCCATTGCCGCCGACTTTGGCCTCAAGCGCGGTGATACTTTGTTCCACCTGACCCGAATCCGTGAGCGTGGCGGCGGTGTATTCGCTTATCTTGACAGCTGGACAGCCGGCATCAACGCACCCGCAAACAGCGATATATTTATCCATCAGTCGCGACATCACTACTATCGCGATAATGGCATTCATATCAGTCATATTACCCAAGTCGTAGGTGCCATCGCCGCATCTCCGATGATTGCCAAGCACCTCGATATAGCAGTTGGTGCTCCGCTGCTTAGCCTGATACGTCGCTCCTTTCGCCAAAATGGCGATCAGGAAGAGTTAGTCGACTATATAAAGGTGCTCTATAATCCAGAGCTATTTCAATATCAGATGGAGCACAAGTTGGAGTAA
- a CDS encoding CoA transferase, with the protein MSQSLSGIRVLDLTHMLSGPYGSMILADLGAETIKVEPLAGEGTRKLLATDPNNSLDGMGAYYITLNRNKKSVAVDLKTEEGLALFKELVCNVDIVISNFGAGVPERLGIDYASLSAVNPRIITCTVSGFGSDGPGSKRPAFDQVAQAMGGGMSITGPDPETMVRAGIPIGDLGGGMFGVMGILAALYERERSGLGQHVDISMLDCQVSMLNYMATMHFLSGEDPYPIGNSHFVHVPYNTFTCSDGSIVIAVITDNFWTNLKGVLNCAEFDNAKYDTQPGRWENRELINARLNQLLSVNSCAHWLALFEAQRIPCAPVNSLSQALCDTQVLHRNMVVDLKHPNGSSTKGPGNPIKLSRSNDEVFTAAPTLGQHTDEVMTQLLNLSVKQIQQMKDQGIIK; encoded by the coding sequence GTGAGTCAATCACTCAGCGGTATTCGCGTACTCGACCTTACCCATATGCTGTCTGGGCCCTATGGCAGTATGATCCTCGCTGATCTGGGGGCGGAGACGATCAAGGTTGAACCTCTGGCCGGGGAGGGCACGCGCAAGCTCCTGGCCACAGATCCGAATAATTCCCTCGATGGAATGGGGGCCTACTATATTACCCTGAACCGCAATAAGAAAAGCGTGGCGGTAGATCTCAAGACCGAAGAGGGCTTGGCGCTATTTAAAGAACTGGTATGCAATGTGGATATTGTGATCAGCAACTTTGGCGCTGGGGTGCCTGAGCGCCTGGGTATCGACTACGCCTCCTTGAGTGCGGTGAACCCACGCATTATCACCTGTACTGTGTCGGGCTTTGGTTCCGATGGTCCGGGCAGCAAACGTCCGGCTTTTGATCAGGTGGCCCAAGCTATGGGCGGCGGTATGTCGATAACTGGACCTGATCCTGAGACTATGGTTCGTGCGGGTATTCCTATAGGGGATCTCGGCGGCGGCATGTTCGGCGTGATGGGGATTTTAGCGGCCCTCTATGAACGTGAGCGCAGCGGTCTGGGTCAGCACGTGGATATTTCGATGCTCGACTGCCAGGTTTCAATGCTCAACTATATGGCGACCATGCATTTTCTCTCTGGAGAGGATCCCTATCCCATAGGCAATAGTCATTTTGTTCATGTGCCCTACAACACTTTCACCTGCTCAGATGGATCAATCGTTATCGCGGTGATCACTGATAACTTTTGGACCAATCTCAAGGGGGTGCTTAACTGTGCTGAGTTCGATAATGCCAAATACGATACTCAGCCCGGTCGCTGGGAAAATCGCGAGTTGATTAATGCCCGACTTAATCAGTTGTTGAGTGTTAATAGTTGCGCCCATTGGTTGGCGCTTTTTGAAGCCCAGCGTATTCCCTGTGCGCCGGTCAATAGTCTTAGTCAGGCTCTGTGTGATACTCAGGTGCTGCACCGCAATATGGTGGTAGATTTGAAACACCCCAATGGCAGTTCGACCAAGGGCCCCGGCAATCCGATTAAATTATCTCGCAGCAATGATGAAGTGTTCACCGCCGCGCCGACATTGGGGCAGCACACAGATGAAGTCATGACCCAATTACTTAATTTAAGCGTAAAGCAGATACAACAGATGAAAGATCAAGGGATTATTAAATAA
- a CDS encoding hydroxymethylglutaryl-CoA lyase produces the protein MSEKVVITDVGPRDGLQNQPKILSVEERLELVHAIAAAGVPQIEVGSFVSPRAVPAMAGTDQVFAALKASEFATPTIALIPNMKGYELARAAGAKSVTMVLYASDGMAQKNAAMTMAEAEVITLEILKLAKQDGIEVIATVAVVFECPFDGPTDPAVVEAIVAKFMAAGADQLVLADTIGAAHPQQVRELTAALVASHGAERLGCHFHDTRAMGLANVYAAVESGIRRFDSSIAGLGGCPFAPGASGNVATDDIAMMLQQMGFDTGIDLDRLMSASNLAQTLTGTAPGGRSKAWLQGYLAKQVG, from the coding sequence ATGTCGGAAAAAGTTGTGATTACAGATGTTGGGCCAAGAGATGGCCTACAGAATCAGCCAAAGATTCTCTCTGTTGAGGAGCGCCTTGAGCTGGTGCATGCCATTGCTGCTGCCGGCGTGCCGCAAATTGAGGTTGGCAGTTTTGTCTCGCCCAGGGCAGTTCCTGCCATGGCCGGCACTGATCAGGTGTTCGCTGCGCTAAAGGCGTCTGAGTTTGCCACCCCGACTATTGCGCTTATCCCCAATATGAAAGGCTATGAATTAGCCCGCGCCGCTGGCGCAAAAAGCGTGACCATGGTGCTTTATGCTAGCGATGGTATGGCGCAAAAAAATGCCGCCATGACCATGGCTGAAGCGGAAGTGATTACCTTGGAGATTCTCAAATTAGCCAAGCAGGATGGTATAGAGGTGATAGCCACTGTAGCGGTTGTCTTTGAATGCCCATTTGATGGTCCCACAGACCCCGCAGTTGTAGAGGCTATAGTGGCCAAGTTTATGGCTGCTGGTGCCGATCAGCTGGTGTTGGCCGACACCATTGGCGCTGCTCATCCTCAGCAGGTACGGGAGTTAACGGCCGCGCTGGTCGCCAGTCATGGCGCAGAACGGCTTGGCTGCCATTTTCACGATACCAGAGCTATGGGTCTGGCCAATGTCTATGCCGCGGTGGAGTCGGGTATCCGACGCTTTGATAGTTCTATTGCTGGATTGGGTGGTTGTCCATTTGCTCCAGGAGCATCAGGTAATGTTGCCACTGACGATATTGCGATGATGCTGCAGCAGATGGGCTTTGACACCGGTATTGATTTAGATAGACTGATGAGCGCCTCAAATTTAGCGCAGACTTTAACCGGCACAGCGCCAGGTGGTCGATCCAAGGCTTGGTTGCAGGGTTATTTGGCAAAGCAGGTGGGATAA
- a CDS encoding hydantoinase/oxoprolinase family protein yields MSYRLGVDVGGTFTDLLLINEATGETHTAKVPSTPEDSSIGVLNGIARICDESGVNPAEVSRVMHGTTVATNAVLTGRGAKVGLVTTAGYEDTLQVARSFCPGGLGGWVSFVKKPLLAPLELTIGACERMGADGEVVRELDEEQLRTDLTTLHAMGEVEALTICFINAYINGANEQRASEIAAEIFTDTPISISSDVVPEMQEYERTETTVVNSYVRPEVASYVSNLQAALDDKMGPDTQLSILRSDGGLASARASAESPVNMLMSGPAGGVSGAIYFCSRAGYDNILTCDMGGTSTDVALIQNSRARVRRETIVADVRVRAPSVDVRTVGAGGGSIAFVPDLTKALRVGPESAGAVPGPACYMKGGVQPTVCDANVVLGYLPSDVQLGGKMEINREASVAAVQSVADAMGIDLMAAAEGIIKIANESMFGALRLVSVEQGYDPRDFALVGFGGAGPLHANALGVLTDAWPVIIPPGPGVLCAYGDATTQVQDEAARTYLTMAGDLSDEKLTADLMELQVRAGDALLKDNIPASEHEISYQADLRYAGQAFQITIDFTEAELQERGVALLTDQFDAEHEKLFTFKLDDGHEILMIRALAKAKAKAIAERKIGQTGMTLEECKIANSRFYYEGEWYNSTIYDRNKLSTGLEVAGPAIVSEMDSTTVVLPGYVATVDKVGNLLINPQASAAQSLNQQGSK; encoded by the coding sequence ATGAGTTATAGGTTAGGGGTAGATGTCGGGGGAACGTTCACAGACCTTCTGCTGATCAATGAAGCGACTGGAGAAACCCATACGGCCAAGGTGCCGTCCACACCGGAGGATTCCTCCATCGGTGTACTCAATGGTATTGCGCGCATCTGCGACGAGTCTGGGGTTAACCCAGCTGAAGTGAGCAGAGTGATGCACGGTACTACCGTCGCGACCAATGCAGTTCTAACCGGACGCGGTGCAAAAGTTGGCCTGGTGACCACGGCTGGCTATGAAGATACCTTGCAGGTAGCGCGATCTTTTTGTCCCGGCGGATTGGGTGGCTGGGTCAGCTTTGTCAAGAAGCCATTGTTAGCCCCTCTCGAATTGACCATTGGTGCCTGTGAACGCATGGGCGCCGATGGCGAGGTGGTTAGAGAGCTAGATGAAGAGCAGCTGCGTACTGATCTGACAACACTGCATGCCATGGGTGAGGTGGAAGCCTTAACTATCTGCTTTATCAATGCCTATATCAACGGTGCCAATGAGCAGCGCGCCAGTGAAATTGCTGCAGAAATTTTTACCGATACGCCTATCTCTATCTCCAGCGATGTAGTGCCAGAGATGCAGGAGTATGAGCGTACCGAAACTACTGTAGTGAACTCCTATGTCCGGCCTGAAGTCGCTAGCTATGTGAGTAACTTGCAAGCGGCCCTGGACGACAAGATGGGTCCCGATACTCAATTGTCGATTCTGCGTTCCGATGGCGGTCTGGCTTCGGCCCGCGCCTCGGCTGAGTCTCCAGTGAATATGTTGATGTCTGGTCCAGCTGGGGGTGTCTCTGGAGCGATTTACTTCTGCAGTCGCGCCGGATACGACAATATTTTGACCTGCGATATGGGTGGCACCTCCACCGATGTGGCCTTGATTCAAAACTCCCGTGCGCGTGTGCGCCGCGAAACCATTGTTGCCGATGTGCGGGTTCGTGCTCCCTCAGTGGATGTGCGCACAGTAGGTGCCGGCGGTGGCTCTATTGCCTTTGTCCCAGATCTCACTAAGGCACTGCGAGTAGGCCCCGAGTCTGCCGGCGCTGTGCCTGGTCCCGCTTGCTATATGAAAGGCGGTGTCCAACCCACAGTCTGTGACGCTAATGTGGTGCTGGGCTATTTGCCCTCGGATGTGCAGCTTGGCGGCAAGATGGAAATTAATCGCGAAGCCTCTGTGGCGGCAGTGCAGTCGGTTGCCGATGCCATGGGCATTGACCTGATGGCTGCGGCGGAAGGCATTATTAAAATTGCTAATGAATCCATGTTTGGTGCGCTGCGTCTAGTGTCGGTGGAACAGGGCTATGATCCCCGAGACTTTGCTCTGGTTGGATTCGGCGGAGCAGGTCCATTGCATGCCAATGCTCTAGGTGTGCTGACTGATGCCTGGCCGGTGATTATCCCACCTGGTCCCGGTGTGCTCTGTGCCTATGGTGATGCCACCACTCAGGTGCAGGATGAAGCGGCGCGAACTTATTTGACTATGGCCGGTGATCTCAGTGATGAGAAATTGACTGCGGATCTGATGGAGTTGCAAGTAAGGGCTGGAGATGCGTTGTTAAAAGACAATATTCCTGCCTCAGAACATGAAATTTCCTATCAGGCTGATCTGCGCTATGCGGGACAGGCTTTTCAAATCACTATCGACTTTACCGAAGCCGAGCTGCAAGAGAGGGGCGTTGCGCTTCTGACTGACCAGTTCGATGCTGAGCATGAGAAATTGTTTACCTTCAAGTTGGATGATGGTCACGAGATTCTAATGATTCGTGCCCTGGCCAAGGCTAAGGCCAAAGCCATTGCTGAGCGTAAAATCGGTCAGACCGGTATGACTCTTGAAGAGTGCAAGATTGCCAACAGTCGTTTTTACTATGAGGGGGAGTGGTACAACTCCACTATCTACGATCGCAATAAACTCAGCACTGGATTAGAGGTGGCGGGTCCGGCAATTGTCAGTGAGATGGATTCAACCACCGTTGTGCTGCCTGGCTATGTTGCGACAGTGGATAAGGTCGGCAATTTGCTGATTAACCCGCAGGCGTCAGCAGCGCAATCTTTAAACCAACAGGGGAGTAAATAA
- a CDS encoding hydantoinase B/oxoprolinase family protein, translated as MTARLLETNHDPLKRIDVDGVTVDIIENALRNAREEMDAVLFRTAMSPGIREQGDCFPMIANKEGKMVVGQFGSFIGPFLEAYDEEIEEGDIILTNDPYMCNAAVSHLPDWVVLVPIFKDGRHMAWSAMFGHMSDNGGMVPGSIPIQATTIFQEGIRIPPTKLYKKGVLQSDLLELILHNVRTPQWNRFDLNALVAACNTAAKRCVELAVRFGDDVLFSTMDIMLQRNYEAMKHIIGMFIPEEPREFEDYICDDGMGMGPYRIKCTMWREGEKAIFDFAGTDPQAQSSVNFFLNEDMFKMFFGSFTINVVDPQIVFNDGFYDLVDVRIPQGTLLKPNYPAALSGRTHALGRIFDVLGALLGMGAPEMMLNAAGFSDSPHLFFSGYDSREGKGNEWFQLFQIGFGGVPGRPVGDGPDGHSLWPGFTNVPNEFIESYFPLRIERYETIPDSGGAGLHRGGNGLSVAYNFLCEGEIGIHDDRWLTYPWGVLGGETGLRSTKKLVRADGTEEWLPAKVEGISVKAGDVLYFNTWGGGGWGDPFARDPELVRQDVARRLVSTEGAKRYGVVMASDATVDQAATETLRAELIAARGTDSALFNFGGDLEDIRSRCEAQTHLPAPVKPTFIGAK; from the coding sequence ATGACGGCAAGACTATTAGAAACTAACCATGATCCCCTAAAGCGTATTGATGTAGACGGTGTGACAGTCGATATTATTGAGAATGCCCTGCGCAATGCCCGTGAGGAGATGGACGCAGTGCTTTTTAGAACGGCTATGTCTCCAGGTATTCGCGAGCAGGGCGACTGCTTCCCGATGATCGCCAACAAAGAAGGTAAGATGGTAGTGGGCCAATTTGGTTCCTTTATTGGGCCTTTTTTAGAGGCCTACGACGAAGAGATCGAAGAGGGGGATATTATCCTCACTAACGATCCCTATATGTGTAATGCTGCGGTCTCCCACTTACCCGATTGGGTTGTGTTGGTACCTATTTTTAAAGATGGCCGCCATATGGCTTGGTCGGCGATGTTTGGCCATATGTCGGATAACGGCGGCATGGTACCGGGATCGATTCCTATTCAGGCGACGACGATCTTTCAGGAAGGCATTCGCATTCCGCCGACAAAGCTTTACAAAAAAGGCGTGTTGCAGAGCGATCTGCTGGAGCTGATTCTGCACAATGTGCGCACGCCACAGTGGAACCGTTTCGATCTCAACGCCTTGGTTGCCGCCTGCAATACCGCGGCTAAGCGCTGTGTGGAATTGGCGGTTCGCTTTGGTGACGATGTGCTGTTCTCTACCATGGATATCATGTTGCAGCGCAACTACGAAGCCATGAAACATATTATTGGTATGTTTATTCCCGAAGAGCCCCGCGAGTTTGAAGATTATATTTGCGATGACGGCATGGGCATGGGTCCCTACAGAATTAAGTGCACCATGTGGCGAGAGGGTGAAAAGGCGATTTTTGATTTCGCTGGCACCGATCCTCAGGCTCAAAGCTCGGTGAACTTCTTCCTTAATGAAGACATGTTCAAAATGTTCTTTGGCTCGTTCACCATTAACGTGGTGGATCCGCAGATTGTGTTTAACGACGGTTTCTATGATCTGGTGGATGTGCGAATTCCTCAGGGCACACTTTTAAAACCTAATTATCCTGCGGCACTGTCTGGCAGAACCCACGCTCTGGGTCGTATCTTTGATGTGCTCGGCGCACTGTTGGGTATGGGCGCGCCAGAGATGATGCTGAATGCGGCGGGCTTCTCAGATTCACCGCACCTATTCTTCTCCGGTTACGACAGTCGTGAAGGCAAGGGCAATGAGTGGTTCCAGCTATTCCAGATCGGTTTCGGTGGAGTTCCCGGTCGCCCAGTGGGTGATGGGCCCGACGGACACAGTCTCTGGCCTGGCTTTACCAATGTGCCCAACGAATTTATCGAGTCCTATTTCCCGCTGCGTATCGAGCGCTATGAAACCATTCCCGATTCCGGTGGTGCCGGTCTGCATCGCGGCGGCAATGGCTTGAGTGTTGCCTATAACTTCCTCTGTGAGGGAGAAATTGGTATTCACGATGATCGCTGGCTGACCTATCCCTGGGGTGTGCTCGGGGGTGAAACTGGACTGCGTTCGACCAAGAAGTTGGTTCGTGCCGATGGTACTGAAGAGTGGCTGCCGGCCAAGGTTGAAGGCATTAGCGTTAAAGCCGGCGATGTGCTCTATTTCAATACCTGGGGTGGCGGTGGCTGGGGCGATCCTTTCGCTCGCGATCCCGAGTTGGTGCGTCAGGATGTGGCGCGTCGATTAGTTTCTACGGAAGGTGCTAAACGCTACGGCGTAGTGATGGCGAGTGATGCAACAGTTGATCAGGCGGCCACTGAAACTCTGCGTGCCGAGTTGATTGCGGCTCGCGGCACAGACAGCGCGCTGTTTAACTTTGGTGGTGACCTGGAAGATATTCGCAGTCGCTGCGAGGCGCAAACCCATTTGCCAGCGCCGGTTAAGCCGACCTTCATCGGGGCAAAGTAA